The Thermotoga maritima MSB8 region TTAGAGGTATGGAAACTAGGTGTCTGAAACCGAGTCAATCAGTGCATTGTCGAGTTTCAATAATTCCTTAGAGGTATGGAAACCAGGAGAGCCATTTTCTGAGTATTTCGCAAGGAAGATGTTTCAATAATTCCTTAGAGGTATGGAAACAGTGATCCTCGTGAATTGTGCTCCTTTTGATCGTCTCAATGCATCCTTAGAGGCACAGAAATCTCCTGAGTTTGCCTCAGTTCAAAAAGTCTCTCAGCGATTTTGATACAAAATAAAAAAATGCCCCTTTCGGGGCAAATGTTTGTTTTTATATTTACGCTATCCGGTTAAATTACTCGTACCTCAGGGCTTCTATCGGGCTCAACCTGGAGGCTCTGTACGCAGGATAGAATCCGAAGAACAATCCAACACTTGCTGAAACTCCAAACGCGATAATCACAGAAAACGGATCTACCACGGCTTTCAATCCGTACTGACTGCCAAAGGTGTTAACTATCGTGTTCGAACCCAGAATACCCAAAGCAACACCTATGGCACCAGCAACGAATGTGATCACAACGCTTTCCACAAGAAATTCCAGAAGAATCCTGAGTCTTGATGCTCCTATAGCCATCTTTATACCTATTTCCCTGGTTCTTTCAACAACGGAAACGAGCATGATGTTCATGATACCGATACCACCAACGATCAGCGACACAGCGGCAATTGCAACGAGAACAAGGTTGATGATAGACACACTCTCGGAGACCACATTCAAGATGGCTTGCTGACTGATGATGTTGTAGTAACTTTCTTCCTCGTGAAACTTTGTGTAGAGCAGGTGATCTATCTCCATGACTGCTCTTTGAGCAACGTCCGCAGATTTACTTGTTGCGAGTATCATGGAAACCTTTCCGTGTGTCTGGAAGACCCTGAATTTTCCCGTTTCATAGGGGATCAGAATCATGTTGTCTGGGTTGAACATGAGAATGCTACCGGTTCTTTCGAAGATTCCAATGATTTCAAAGACGAGTTTTCTATTTCCCTGAACGAGGTAAATCTTTTTGCCCACCGGGTTTTCGTTTCCAAACAGATTGTAAGCTACTTCCTGTCCAATTATTGCAACGTTGGCGGCGCTGTCCTCTTCTGAGAAGGTCCTTCCAGAAGAGACTTTCAAATTCAAAATGTGGAAGATATCAGGTGGTGCCGAGTACACGTTCGATCTGGTGTTCGTCTCTCTGTATTGAACAAGGAAACTTCCGCTCATAAGATCGATCGCTTTGTCAACACTTGGGCACATCTTCAGGATGTCTTCTACATCGTCTTCCTCGAGCGATTCCACCGACTGAGCGATCGTACCACCTCTTCCTCCAGCGAATCCAGGTGTGATCATGATAATGTTCGAGCCAAGAGAGGTGAGCCTCTCTGTCACGCTTTCCCTCATACCTGCCCCAAGAGACATCACCATGATAACGGCGGTCACTCCGATCACAATACCAAGCATCGATAGAAACGTTCTCATCTTGTTGGCCAGAAGTGATCTCAAAACCTCTTTAAGTATCTCCATACACAACACCTCGACGTTCTATACCTTCGATTCTTCCATCTCTGATTCTCACGATGCACGTTCCTTCATCCACCATTTCGAGGTTGTGAGTCACAACAACCAGTGTCTTTCCCATCTCGTGAAGTTTTCTGAACAGCTCCAGTATCTCTTCACCAGTTTTTGTGTCCAGATTTCCCGTTGGTTCGTCTGCGAGAATGAAGACAGGATCGTTTGCCAGAGCCCTCGCTATCGCAACTCTTTGTTGCTGACCTCCTGAAAGCTGATTCGGCCGGTGATGGAGTCTGTCTCCCAGACCGACCAATTCCAGAAGCTCTTTTGCCCTCCTTTTTCTCTCCTTCGCCGGTACACCCGCGTAGATCATTGGAAGCTCCACATTTTCCAAAGCGGTGAGACGGGGAAGAAGGTTGTAACTCTGAAAGACAAAGCCTATTTTCCTGTTTCTAACCTGCGCGAGCCTTCGATCACCCATCCTCGAAACCTCTTCTCCTTCTATGAGTACCTTTCCCTTTGTAGGACGATCGAGACATCCAAGAATGTGAAGAAGTGTAGATTTCCCACTTCCAGATGGTCCTATTATGATCACGTATTCTCCTTCGAACACCTCGAAAGAAACACCACGAAGAGCCTCAACCTTCACCTCACCCAGATCGTATATTTTCCACACATCGACGAGCTCCATCACCTTTTTCATCTTGCTCGTCCCCCTCCGGGACCGAACATCGGAAGACCTTGTCTTGTTCGAAGTCTCTGGATTTCCTGCTGTGACGGGATGAGAAGCAGGACGTCTCCTTCGGAAACACCCTTTTTGATTTCTATCTTATCGTTCAGCTCTTCACCCAACTCAACATACACCTTCTGAGGTCCCTGGGGTGTTTGTTTCATCACGTAGTAACCGTTTTGATCCTGCCTGACCGCTTCTTTTGGAATGAAGAAAGAACTTGTAGCTTCTTTGATAATTATTTCCACGTCGCACGTGAGACCGGGTATCACTAAGCTGGGAGGTGTCTGATCGAAAGAAAACTCCACCGGTATCACTGTAACTCCACCGGATGTTTCCGCAACGGGACTGATTCTTTTCACCTTTCCAGTCAGGGTGAGGCCAAGCTGTTCGAAGGTGAAAACAGCCTTCATTCCTTCTTTGACGTTCTTGAGGTCGTATTCACTGATGGAACCTTCTACTCTGAGGGTATCTGTTTCCACTATCGTGACTATGCTAGTACCAACCGATACTCTGTCTCCCACATCCACATTGACTGCTTGAACCACTCCACTCACAGGCGAAACCACTGTTGTGTTCTCCAGGTTCTCTTTTGCTTTTTCCAGGTTAAGACGGTTGATCTCGGTGGGAGAAGTTTTGTAGCTGTTGAGAGCTGAAAGATAACTGATTTGATAATCTGTGTCGTCTATCTTTGCTATTTTCTGACCTACCTGAACCACGTCTCCCTCTTCCACGTAGATTTCCAGAACGTCTCCAGATACTTTGGAAGTGACTTTCTTCGTATCGGCAGTGACTTGACCCACTATTTCTACGGTTTCGTTCTCTTTCGTTACGGTGTAGGTGAGAAAGACAGGAGCCTGTGTTGAAGTGGCGTCTTTTTCAGAAACGGTCTGGGCACTGGCTCTGTTCAAAAAGATCACAACAGCTACCAAAACCACCAGTACTGCTATGATCAGCAGGGTTATCCACTTTTTCAATTCTGATCACCTTCCTTGAGGAATTTCTCAAGATCGTATCCCAAGATGCTTATGTATTTCAGCTTTTCCAGAATCAATGAATTTTCCATATTTTCTTTCTCGAGAGTTCCTTCCGCGTAGTCGAGCTTCGAGAGAGCGTAGTCTTCTTCGCTCAGAAAGCCTTTATTGAAAAGCTGATCGCTTGTTTTAGAGCTTTCCTCCAGATCTTCCAGTTCGATTTCTTTTTGTTTCAGCTGGGACTCGAGATTGGCAATGTTGACAAGCTCCTGGTTCAACGAGTTTTCTATGTTTTTCACCTCTTCCTGATATTCCAGAGAAACCAACTGGGATTTCCTTTTCTCTGCTTCCAGTTTTCTTTCTCCAAAGTCCCAGAGCGTCATCTGAAAACCGATCCCGATCGACCACTCGCTATCTTCGAAGTCGTAGTTGAACGAAACTGTTAGATCCGGAAGATACGGAAGAAACCATGTTTTCTTTTCTATCTCTTCGGCTTTCTTTTGAAGCTCCAGAGCTTTCAGGTCTTCTCTGTACTCCAGAGTGGTGGCCGGCAGAGTGATACTTTCAAGGAGATTTCTTGTTTTCTGATACACTTCTTCGTCGATGTTTTTTGTTTGAATCGTCTGAAGCTTGTATTCTGCATTTCTCAGGGTTTGTTCAGTGGAGAGTATCTGCTTTTCCAGAGCTTTCTTTTCGTCGTCATCTTTTGCCTTGCTGAGTTTTTCGTTCAACACCTGAAGCCTCTGCGAGAGTATTTCGATCTTCTTTGTGTAGTAGTACCAGTCGAATATGTCCTGGACGGTCTGGATGAAAACACTGTTCTTTGTGGACTTTAAGGAATACTTGCTGGAAAGATAGCTTGACTCTGCCATCAATCTATCCACTGTGTATTCTGTTTTAAGCCCCCTTGACACACTCAGCTGTGTTCCTTCGAAGTTAAAAGACCAGTCGTCGGTGTTCACCGAGATCGGAAAAGAAAGTCCGAGCTCGAATCCGTAGATGTTTACAAAGTTGACAATTGGAGATATTGAGAAATCAGAAACACCATCCTCTGTTATGGTGATACCGGTCTTCCCCAATGAAACGGATATCTCAGGATTCCAGAAGTTCGTGTAACGTTTGTAGTTGAGCTGTGCTTCTTTGAACTTTTCCACACTTGACCAGTAACTGTACGAGTTTTCCAGGTTCTCTTTGAAAAGATCGAAGACGTTCCCCGCGAGGAAAACCGGAACAAGGAGAAAAACCAGAAAAAATCGTTTCATTTCCTACCACCTTCTTCAAAAGGAGACTTCTTTTCCAGCGTCTATCAGGAGGTTCACTATCGAAATGTAGTAGCTGCGCAGCGAATTGAGGTAATTCTTTTTGATGTTGAGAAGATTGATCTTCTGGGTGTTCAGTTCTTTCTTTGAGATCAGTCCCTTTTCGTATCTTTCCTGGTAATCTTTGAGGATGTTCTCGTTGAGCTCAATCTTCTCTTTCAGTACTTTCAGGTTCAAGAAGGCGATCTCCAGAGAGTCGAGAGTGCTCTTGTAGCTGTCTTTTGCTTCTTTCAAAGCTTCGTCGTAGTTCATCTTTGATTTCTTGTAATTCAGCTCCGCCTTTTTTTGTTCGTATTTTGAGGCGGAAGCGGAGAGGTTGTTGAGATCGTATTCAGCGATCTTCATGTTCAGCTCCGCGATCTTGACGGAAGAAAGATTGTCAAGGTATTCGTCTTCACCTACAAGGTTCTGATAATCGATGAGAGGAAGCTCTATTTCACTCACTTCCACGCTGAAGATCTCCTCGTAATCTTTTTGGGCTTCTTCAAGATCTTTCTGGGCGGAAAGGAGATTGTTGCTGGCTTCTTCGAGGGTGAGTTCGGAATCCTTCAGGTCGTTTTCGGAAATGAGATTCTTTTTGAAGAGCTCCTGACTGGTTTTGTAGTCTTCCTGGGCGTTTTCGAAGTTCAGCTGTGCGATTTCATAGGAAAGATCAGCGGTCAGGAGATTGAAAATCCTTCCAAGAACATCCTGATAAGCGGATTTCAGCGAATTTCTGTAGCTTTGAAGGTTGTTGTAGTAGCTGAGTTCCGCGGAGAGTTCTGATCTCTTGTTCGTTGCTTCGAGTTTTGCTTTTTCGTAGTCCATCGTCGCGGATTCCAAGCTGATCTGCGCGATTTGATAATCTGTACTGCTCGCAAGAGCGG contains the following coding sequences:
- a CDS encoding efflux RND transporter periplasmic adaptor subunit; translated protein: MKKWITLLIIAVLVVLVAVVIFLNRASAQTVSEKDATSTQAPVFLTYTVTKENETVEIVGQVTADTKKVTSKVSGDVLEIYVEEGDVVQVGQKIAKIDDTDYQISYLSALNSYKTSPTEINRLNLEKAKENLENTTVVSPVSGVVQAVNVDVGDRVSVGTSIVTIVETDTLRVEGSISEYDLKNVKEGMKAVFTFEQLGLTLTGKVKRISPVAETSGGVTVIPVEFSFDQTPPSLVIPGLTCDVEIIIKEATSSFFIPKEAVRQDQNGYYVMKQTPQGPQKVYVELGEELNDKIEIKKGVSEGDVLLLIPSQQEIQRLRTRQGLPMFGPGGGRAR
- a CDS encoding TolC family protein — encoded protein: MKRFFLVFLLVPVFLAGNVFDLFKENLENSYSYWSSVEKFKEAQLNYKRYTNFWNPEISVSLGKTGITITEDGVSDFSISPIVNFVNIYGFELGLSFPISVNTDDWSFNFEGTQLSVSRGLKTEYTVDRLMAESSYLSSKYSLKSTKNSVFIQTVQDIFDWYYYTKKIEILSQRLQVLNEKLSKAKDDDEKKALEKQILSTEQTLRNAEYKLQTIQTKNIDEEVYQKTRNLLESITLPATTLEYREDLKALELQKKAEEIEKKTWFLPYLPDLTVSFNYDFEDSEWSIGIGFQMTLWDFGERKLEAEKRKSQLVSLEYQEEVKNIENSLNQELVNIANLESQLKQKEIELEDLEESSKTSDQLFNKGFLSEEDYALSKLDYAEGTLEKENMENSLILEKLKYISILGYDLEKFLKEGDQN
- a CDS encoding TolC family protein, with translation MKNLLVVLLSLVSVLSFSVSLNDVLQTALASSTDYQIAQISLESATMDYEKAKLEATNKRSELSAELSYYNNLQSYRNSLKSAYQDVLGRIFNLLTADLSYEIAQLNFENAQEDYKTSQELFKKNLISENDLKDSELTLEEASNNLLSAQKDLEEAQKDYEEIFSVEVSEIELPLIDYQNLVGEDEYLDNLSSVKIAELNMKIAEYDLNNLSASASKYEQKKAELNYKKSKMNYDEALKEAKDSYKSTLDSLEIAFLNLKVLKEKIELNENILKDYQERYEKGLISKKELNTQKINLLNIKKNYLNSLRSYYISIVNLLIDAGKEVSF
- a CDS encoding ABC transporter permease is translated as MEILKEVLRSLLANKMRTFLSMLGIVIGVTAVIMVMSLGAGMRESVTERLTSLGSNIIMITPGFAGGRGGTIAQSVESLEEDDVEDILKMCPSVDKAIDLMSGSFLVQYRETNTRSNVYSAPPDIFHILNLKVSSGRTFSEEDSAANVAIIGQEVAYNLFGNENPVGKKIYLVQGNRKLVFEIIGIFERTGSILMFNPDNMILIPYETGKFRVFQTHGKVSMILATSKSADVAQRAVMEIDHLLYTKFHEEESYYNIISQQAILNVVSESVSIINLVLVAIAAVSLIVGGIGIMNIMLVSVVERTREIGIKMAIGASRLRILLEFLVESVVITFVAGAIGVALGILGSNTIVNTFGSQYGLKAVVDPFSVIIAFGVSASVGLFFGFYPAYRASRLSPIEALRYE
- a CDS encoding ABC transporter ATP-binding protein — translated: MKKVMELVDVWKIYDLGEVKVEALRGVSFEVFEGEYVIIIGPSGSGKSTLLHILGCLDRPTKGKVLIEGEEVSRMGDRRLAQVRNRKIGFVFQSYNLLPRLTALENVELPMIYAGVPAKERKRRAKELLELVGLGDRLHHRPNQLSGGQQQRVAIARALANDPVFILADEPTGNLDTKTGEEILELFRKLHEMGKTLVVVTHNLEMVDEGTCIVRIRDGRIEGIERRGVVYGDT